Proteins encoded in a region of the Zea mays cultivar B73 chromosome 2, Zm-B73-REFERENCE-NAM-5.0, whole genome shotgun sequence genome:
- the LOC100273866 gene encoding transcription factor BIM1 isoform X6 — protein MGIQGNKAATHEHDFLSLYAAAAAAAAAKDAPLLLHDSKTPPPSQGNFLLKTHDFLQPFDQKPGAPPEPSPLPAPAAEIRHRQQVAVAKQRALPLPLPGGVGTFSISPAPVSVALPSAVVKSEPPPFVLWGQPAATLQPGARGHQQQWALPFAGSLQVSPPPQQAQPDRKGRGGGGVMDSGSRSSGGAGFDDEDGLTTRREVSSSLQADLAVRVDWKGGSCSDGGTNQGPNTPRSKHSATEQRRRSKINDRFQILRELLPHNDQKRDKATFLLEVIEYIRFLQEKAQKYEATFPEWNQENPTMLPWSKGQIPGDSPPDPSHFVRNGSSPGSNFTGKLDDNHTSAAASGALDQAETNHVASGCYRSSETPANITSPSPVDDSAVKSEMLNSQELAIDEGMISVSSTYSQELLISLSHALQSSGVDLSQTSISVQINLGKRAGKRSASAGGVSSNSKEPPADPASSNELGGHHVTTLGASADGLLPHATKRHKRDNS, from the exons ATGGGCATCCAAG GGAACAAGGCGGCGACGCACGAGCACGACTTCCTCTCGTtgtacgccgccgccgccgcggccgccgccgccaAGGACGCTCCTCTCCTGCTCCACGACTCCAAGACGCCGCCTCCTTCTCAAG GTAATTTTCTCTTGAAGACGCACGACTTCCTGCAGCCGTTCGATCAGAAGCCAGGAGCGCCGCCGGAGCCGTCGCCGCTGCCCGCTCCAGCCGCGGAGATCAGGCACCGGCAGCAGGTGGCGGTCGCCAAGCAGCGCGCGCTGCCCCTTCCCCTGCCCGGCGGCGTCGGCACCTTCAGCATCAGCCCCGCGCCCGTGTCGGTCGCGCTGCCGTCGGCCGTCGTCAAGTCGGAGCCGCCGCCGTTCGTGCTCTGGGGCCAACCTGCAGCGACGCTGCAGCCGGGCGCGCGAG GGCACCAGCAGCAGTGGGCGCTCCCCTTCGCCGGCTCCTTGCAGGTCAGTCCGCCGCCGCAGCAGGCGCAACCGGATAGGAAGGGCCGCGGCGGAGGCGGGGTCATGGATTCAGGCTCCAGATCCAGCGGCGGAGCCGGGTTCGACGACGAAGACGGCCTCACCACGCGCCGCGAGGTCTCCTCCTCGCTCCAAG CAGATTTGGCAGTAAGGGTGGATTGGAAGGGTGGGAGCTGCAGCGATGGCGGTACAAATCAGGGGCCAAACACACCACGGTCAAAACACTCGGCCACAGAGCAGCGCAGACGCAGCAAGATCAATGATAG GTTTCAGATACTTAGGGAGCTGTTGCCACACAATGATCAAAAGAGAGACAAAGCAACATTTCTCTTGGAG GTTATTGAATATATACGTTTTTTGCAAGAGAAAGCGCAAAAATACGAGGCAACATTCCCAGAATGGAACCAAGAAAATCCAACGATGCTTCCGTGG AGTAAAGGCCAAATCCCAGGAGATTCCCCGCCTGACCCTTCACATTTCGTGAGAAATGGATCCTCCCCTGGATCTAATTTCACTGGGAAACTCGATGATAATCACACATCTGCAGCTGCATCAGGGGCACTGGACCAGGCAGAAACTAATCACGTGGCTAGCGGCTGCTACAGATCATCAGAAACTCCGGCGAATATTACAA GTCCGTCCCCTGTGGATGACTCTGCAGTGAAAAGTGAAATGCTTAACAGCCAGGAGTTGGCAATAGATGAAGGAATGATCAGTGTGTCCAGTACCTATTCCCAAGA GTTACTTATCTCGTTGTCTCACGCCCTTCAGAGCTCAGGTGTGGATCTGTCCCAAACCAGCATCTCTGTGCAGATCAACCTGGGAAAGCGTGCTGGCAAGAGATCTGCATCTGCTGGTGGTGTATCCTCCAACTCCAAG GAACCACCAGCCGATCCAGCATCTAGTAACGAACTAGGCGGCCATCACGTGACAACGTTGGGAGCTAGCGCTGACGGTCTCCTCCCCCACGCGACGAAACGGCATAAACGGGACAACAGCTGA